CGCGCCGTCATCGTGCCTGGCGGATATTACATGGCGCGGGCGACCCCGGGCGCCATCCGCGCAAGCGGCCGCCATACGGATGTTCCCATCGTACGCCGGCCTATGCGCGGATCAGAGTGGACTTGCCGAACAGGCTTTCGACCAGATCGACCACGACTTCCGCTGTTTGATTGCGCATGTCCCGCGCGGGGTTGAGCTCCATGAGATCGAGCGATCCCAGGCGCCCGGTATCCGCGATCATTTCCATGCAAAGCTGGGCCTCGCGGTAGGTCGGGCCGCCCAGCACGGGCGTGCCGACGCCCGGTGCCACGACCGGGTCCAGGAAATCGGCGTCGAAGCTGACATGCAGGTGGGTGTTTTGCGTCATGCCCGACAGGGCGGCCTCCATGGTGAAGCGCATCCCGTTCTCGTCGATATAGCGCATGTCGAAGACCTTGATGCCCAATTCGCGGAGCTGGCGTTTTTCCTCGGCGTCGACGCTGCGGATGCCGACCTGCCGGATCGCTCCGGGGTCCGGGACGGCGGGATAGGCGTCCCCCAGGCGGGTCAGCGCGTCGGGCCCGTCGCCGCACAGGCATGCCACGGGCATGCCGTGGATGTTGCCGCTGGGCGTAATGACATGGGTATTCGCATCCGCGTGCGCGTCCAGCCATAAAACCACGAGGTCGGCGCCTGCTTCGCGGCAATGTTGCGCGATGGCGGTGATGGACCCGATCGCCAGGCAATGGTCCCCGCCCATCAGGATGGGAAAGCGGTTGCCGTGGCGCGAGGCGAGTACGGCTTCATAGACGGCCCGGTTCCATTGGACGACTTCATCCAAATGACGAAAGCCCTGTTGCGGCGGGTGCGAGGGATTGGGCGGCCCCGATAGATTCGCCGCGTCGGTCACCTGCAGGCCATGGCGTTCCAGGGCCGTCTGCAAGCCGGCGACACGCAAGGCTTCCGGGCCCATCGACGCGCCCCTGATACTGGCGCCCACGTCGGTGGGCGCGCCGATGAGGTCGATTGCTTGCTTCATGCCGTGTTCTCCCAAAGCGCCGGCTGGCGGCTAACATCCCGTTGACGAAGCCGCATCGCGGCAAACCGGACACCCCATGATCCTAATCGTATACGCACACCCTTATCCCGCACATTCCCGCGCCAACCGGGCACTGCTCGATGCGTTGGCCGGCATGCCCGATCTGCAGGTCCGCTCGCTCTACGACCTGTACCCGGACTTCCACATCGATGCGGCGGCCGAGCAGGCGGCGCTGGCCCAGGCCGGCATGATCGTGTGGCAACACCCCATGCACTGGTACGGCGCGCCGCCCTTGTTCAAGCTTTGGATGGACAAGGTCCTGCAGCACGGCTGGGCGTATGGCGCCGGCGGCACGGCGCTGCGTGACAAGGCGGTGATGTGGTCGGTGACCACGGGCGGCGCCGCGGACGATTTCATGCGCTGCGCCGATACGGATCTGGCCGTGCTGGCGCAGCCACTGCGCAGCGCCGCCGAACTGTGCGGCATGCGCTGGCTCGCCCCTTTCGCCGTGCACGGCGCGGCCACGCTGGATGCGGCGGCCCTGCAATCGGCGGCCGCCCGCTACCGCGAACGCCTGGCCAGCCACGACGCAGGCGCACGTCCCGCGATGATGGAGGCCGCCCATGGATAAGAACCTGCTGTTGCAGGGGCTGGTCTATCTGGCCGCCGCCGTGGTCTTCGTTCCCTTGGCCATGCGCGTGCGCATGGGCTCGGTGCTGGGCTATCTGATCGCGGGCGCGGTCATCGGGCCGTGGGGGCTGCGACTGGTGGAAGACCCGGCGCAAATCCTCGACTTCGCCGAGATCGGCGTGGTGCTGATGCTGTTCCTGATCGGGCTCGAACTGGACCCGCGGCGGCTGTGGCGCATGCGGATCCCCGTGTTCGGCGGTGGCGCCCTGCAGGTGGCGCTGTGCGGCGTGGCGCTGGCGGCCGGCATGGCGTGGCTGGGCCTATCCTGGCCAGTGGCGGCGCTGGTCGGCGTGACGCTGGCCTTGTCGTCTACCGCGGTGGCCGTCCAGGCAATGAGCGAGCGCGGCCTGCAGCAGACCGCCCTGGGCGAACGGGCGTTCTCCATCCTGCTTTTCCAGGATCTGGCAGCCATTCCGCTCATCGCCATGATTCCGCTGCTCGCCGGCGGGGAGGCGGGCGAGGGCGGCGATACGCTGGGGCTGG
The sequence above is a segment of the Bordetella genomosp. 9 genome. Coding sequences within it:
- the rocF gene encoding arginase; the encoded protein is MKQAIDLIGAPTDVGASIRGASMGPEALRVAGLQTALERHGLQVTDAANLSGPPNPSHPPQQGFRHLDEVVQWNRAVYEAVLASRHGNRFPILMGGDHCLAIGSITAIAQHCREAGADLVVLWLDAHADANTHVITPSGNIHGMPVACLCGDGPDALTRLGDAYPAVPDPGAIRQVGIRSVDAEEKRQLRELGIKVFDMRYIDENGMRFTMEAALSGMTQNTHLHVSFDADFLDPVVAPGVGTPVLGGPTYREAQLCMEMIADTGRLGSLDLMELNPARDMRNQTAEVVVDLVESLFGKSTLIRA
- the kefF gene encoding glutathione-regulated potassium-efflux system oxidoreductase KefF; translation: MILIVYAHPYPAHSRANRALLDALAGMPDLQVRSLYDLYPDFHIDAAAEQAALAQAGMIVWQHPMHWYGAPPLFKLWMDKVLQHGWAYGAGGTALRDKAVMWSVTTGGAADDFMRCADTDLAVLAQPLRSAAELCGMRWLAPFAVHGAATLDAAALQSAAARYRERLASHDAGARPAMMEAAHG